The window GGAAAGACAACTGTGGAGACCATACGAAAATAACATCAAAGGTTTCTGGAGAACAGGTTCTACTTATTCCAACAGTATTTCCGTTGAAAGTTCCAATGAGAAAACAAGTTTCAGATCTTCGCTTACTTATCTTAATAACGAATGGATGATGCCGAATACCGGCTTTGACAGGTTCAATTTCGCTTTATCGTTTGCTCATCAGCTGACTAAAAAATTAAAAATCTCCACAAAATTTGCTTATAACACTACTACCAGTGACAATCTTCCGGCGACGGGATACAACAACCAGTCGATCTCTTATTTCATGATTTTTCAAAATCCTAACGTAGATCTGGAATGGTACAGACCCATCTGGAAACCCGGTCAGGAACAGGTTGATCAGATACATCCTTTCAGTTCTTATATAGACAACCCCTACATGATCGCCTACGAAATGCTGAATGGGGTAAGAAAGAAAACCATTACAGGAAATATCACGGCAGAATATCAGATGAATAAAAATTTCAGCCTAATGCTGAGGTCTGGTATTGAAGTTCTGAACGAAAAAAGAACCACCAAAAGACCCTGGAGCTCAGCTAATTATCTGAAAGGGTTCTACAGAGAACAGTTTATCAAAAATCAGGAATATAACAACGACCTTTTATTTTCTTATAAAGCAGATTGGAATAAATTCAGTATTTCTGCTTCAGCAGGAGGAAGCATCCGCTATAACGAATATCTGATGACAGATTATCAGGCTATCGGATTGAAAACTGCCGGTGAGTACAGCCTTACCAATGCACTTTCTATCCCGGTTAAATATCCCGCGCCAAGAGACAAGCATGTAGACAGTGTTTACGGATTACTTACGCTGGGATATGACAATAAAATATTTGTAGATGTTACCGGAAGAAACGACTGGAGCTCTACATTACCCAAGCAGAACAGATCTTTCTTTTACCCTTCGGTGAGCACAAGTTTTATTCTTTCAGATATTTTTAATCTGAGAAGTAATAATCTCAACCTGTGGAAGCTGAGAGCCTCATGGGCAAAAGTAGGGATAGACAGTGATCCTTATCTTCTGGATAACTATTATACAGCAAGTAATATCACAGGAAGTGTGGTAGCTCCCACCACATTTAACAATCCCGGCCTAAAACCAGAGAAAAATACCAATATTGAAGCGGGTATGGATTTCAGCTTTTTCAAAAACAGATTGAATCTTAATCTTACCGCTTATCAGAACGTCAGTGAAAACCAGATTATTCCTGTATCTCTTCCCTACGAAAGCGGATACTCCAAAAGAGTTATCAATGCCGGAAAAATCCGAAACAGAGGAATTGAACTTTCAGCAGACATCTTTGCTGTTAAATCCAAAAACTTTTCATGGAAAGTAGGTGGAAACTGGTCTACGAACGAAAACAGGGTAATGACCTTACCTGAAGGCTTTGACGGAATTGTTTCCAACGTAGGAGATGTGGTTTTCTATAAAATGGAAGTTGGAGGTTCCCTTGGTGACATGTATGGATTCAAATTATTACGAACACCAGACGGAAGAGTAATTTACGGAGATAACGGACTTCCGGGAAGGCCGGCAGATATTGAAAAAGTCGGAAATGCATTCCCGAAATGGAGAGCCGGTCTTCAGAATGATTTCAGAATCAGGAACTTTACCATAAGCTTCTCATTCGATGGTCAGTATGGTGGTATTGCCTATTCGCAGTCCCATCATAAAATGTCCGAGCAGGGTAAGCTAAAATCTACGCTTCCGGGAAGAGATAATCCTGGAGGAATGATTGTGGGGGAAGGAGTCATTCAGAATCCAGACGGATCTTACAGCACCAATACAAAAGGAGTAACCGTATCTTCTTATTATGCTGATTATTACAGAAGAGCCAATGTGGAAACCAATAGCTTCAGTACAGATTTCATTAAGCTTAGAGATGCCAGAATTGCCTATTCTTTCCCGAAAGAAACCATACAGTCTTTAGGGCTGGATGATCTTACGATTGCCATTTTCGGAAAGAATCTCTGGATGTTGACCAGGTTCCCGATGTTTGATCCTGAAGTCGCCACACTGGATAATGCTACCATCACTCCGGGAGTCGAAATGGGACAGCTGCCAACAGCAAGAACCGTCGGGTTTCAGTTAAATCTTAAATTCTAAAATCTTT of the Chryseobacterium aureum genome contains:
- a CDS encoding SusC/RagA family TonB-linked outer membrane protein codes for the protein MRKETQKLVVLSLLGFVSVNLAAQQKAKKDTVKGLDEVVVTALGIKRHDRALGYVAEKVEAKTFEETQNNNWAQSMEGKVAGLKVQTAGAGPLGTARITLRGEKSIMMDHNYALIVVDGVPLGNSTTGSGTAAYGAGSGGDVPIDLGNGLNSINPDDIESVTVLKGASAAALYGSRAANGALMITTKSGKTKNGKLKVTFNSSSSFDSVLKWPDWQYEYGQGTLATNTSGNFYYSYGLSADGPSTGGTSSAFGPKFAGQYYFQYDPNVMGQSKERQLWRPYENNIKGFWRTGSTYSNSISVESSNEKTSFRSSLTYLNNEWMMPNTGFDRFNFALSFAHQLTKKLKISTKFAYNTTTSDNLPATGYNNQSISYFMIFQNPNVDLEWYRPIWKPGQEQVDQIHPFSSYIDNPYMIAYEMLNGVRKKTITGNITAEYQMNKNFSLMLRSGIEVLNEKRTTKRPWSSANYLKGFYREQFIKNQEYNNDLLFSYKADWNKFSISASAGGSIRYNEYLMTDYQAIGLKTAGEYSLTNALSIPVKYPAPRDKHVDSVYGLLTLGYDNKIFVDVTGRNDWSSTLPKQNRSFFYPSVSTSFILSDIFNLRSNNLNLWKLRASWAKVGIDSDPYLLDNYYTASNITGSVVAPTTFNNPGLKPEKNTNIEAGMDFSFFKNRLNLNLTAYQNVSENQIIPVSLPYESGYSKRVINAGKIRNRGIELSADIFAVKSKNFSWKVGGNWSTNENRVMTLPEGFDGIVSNVGDVVFYKMEVGGSLGDMYGFKLLRTPDGRVIYGDNGLPGRPADIEKVGNAFPKWRAGLQNDFRIRNFTISFSFDGQYGGIAYSQSHHKMSEQGKLKSTLPGRDNPGGMIVGEGVIQNPDGSYSTNTKGVTVSSYYADYYRRANVETNSFSTDFIKLRDARIAYSFPKETIQSLGLDDLTIAIFGKNLWMLTRFPMFDPEVATLDNATITPGVEMGQLPTARTVGFQLNLKF